In Saccharothrix syringae, the following are encoded in one genomic region:
- a CDS encoding PadR family transcriptional regulator has translation MSATRLLVLGVVRGYGRAHGYLIGNDLLSWGAGEWANVKWGSIYHALKQLTKDGCLTDHTTPPARTDYELTARGEAEYRRLLRDALRRPETRPDLLAAGLAMLPSLTRDEAVDLLTERLTALEARRDTARAQVRAWGEPAHVRELYGLWEHTADGGAVWTRGLIGRLREGAYPMAGEPGSPGVPGSWGVLGRAE, from the coding sequence ATGTCGGCGACACGGCTGCTCGTGCTGGGGGTGGTGCGCGGCTACGGGCGCGCCCACGGCTACCTCATCGGCAACGACCTGCTGTCCTGGGGCGCGGGGGAGTGGGCCAACGTCAAGTGGGGGTCGATCTACCACGCCCTCAAGCAGCTCACCAAGGACGGCTGCCTCACCGACCACACCACCCCGCCCGCCCGCACCGACTACGAGCTGACCGCGCGCGGCGAGGCCGAGTACCGCCGCCTGCTGCGCGACGCCCTGCGGCGGCCGGAGACCAGGCCGGACCTGCTGGCCGCCGGGCTGGCGATGCTGCCCTCGCTGACCCGGGACGAGGCGGTGGACCTGCTCACCGAACGCCTCACCGCCCTGGAGGCCCGCCGCGACACCGCGCGTGCGCAGGTCCGGGCGTGGGGGGAACCGGCGCACGTGCGCGAGCTGTACGGGCTGTGGGAGCACACCGCGGACGGCGGGGCGGTGTGGACGCGGGGGCTGATCGGGCGGCTGCGGGAGGGCGCCTACCCGATGGCGGGGGAGCCGGGGTCGCCCGGGGTGCCGGGGAGCTGGGGCGTGCTCGGGCGGGCCGAATGA
- a CDS encoding TetR/AcrR family transcriptional regulator, giving the protein MVPVRERLLDAGVELLFEDGAKVLGRGLNVAEIAARAEVSEKTFFATFGDKGRYVEALLLRFTRTPQRASGELGEVVEQALADSQGDPRRMLRTVCDWDYRQVRSDPTTLMQLAVLVLGRGHPGALKRLRQLYAGYDEAGVRAYRPVLARWSTSLRAPFTLEHLAVALTALVEGLALRHLADPDAVPDTLFGDTVVALVGALLDPEQGHGHVDDVIAPLADEVVRAHRADHLDNLPEHPRNAVIAAARHEFAHRGYYATSPAHIASRAAVPLPVLTQLFPVKASIVAGALRGPYADLRSLVDDDLALGVAPTTMLRRHLEQLAAFALNHREFAEALLMAAVHRPAQLDTEAVREIDLPAVLIPALRAGIAAGDFRADLDARDLAETLAHTLLLRCLTHPDATAAEHAATVGTLVDGLPGRPRTD; this is encoded by the coding sequence ATGGTTCCGGTGCGTGAACGACTGCTCGACGCGGGCGTCGAGCTGCTGTTCGAGGACGGCGCCAAGGTCCTCGGCCGCGGCCTCAACGTCGCCGAGATCGCCGCCCGCGCCGAGGTCAGCGAGAAGACCTTCTTCGCCACCTTCGGCGACAAGGGCCGCTACGTCGAGGCGCTGCTGCTCCGGTTCACCCGCACGCCCCAGCGCGCCTCGGGCGAGCTGGGCGAAGTCGTCGAGCAGGCCCTGGCCGACTCCCAGGGCGACCCGCGGCGCATGCTGCGCACGGTCTGCGACTGGGACTACCGGCAGGTCCGCAGCGACCCGACCACCCTCATGCAGCTGGCCGTGCTCGTCCTGGGCCGCGGCCACCCCGGCGCCCTCAAGCGGCTGCGCCAGCTCTACGCCGGCTACGACGAGGCGGGCGTGCGCGCCTACCGGCCGGTGCTGGCGCGCTGGAGCACGTCCCTGCGCGCCCCGTTCACCCTCGAACACCTCGCCGTCGCCCTCACCGCCCTGGTCGAGGGCCTGGCCCTGCGGCACCTCGCCGACCCCGACGCCGTGCCCGACACCCTGTTCGGCGACACCGTCGTGGCCCTCGTCGGCGCCCTGCTCGACCCCGAGCAGGGCCACGGGCACGTCGACGACGTCATCGCGCCCCTGGCCGACGAGGTCGTCCGCGCCCACCGCGCCGACCACCTCGACAACCTGCCCGAACACCCCCGCAACGCCGTCATCGCCGCCGCCCGCCACGAGTTCGCCCACCGCGGCTACTACGCCACCAGCCCGGCGCACATCGCCTCCCGCGCCGCCGTGCCGCTGCCCGTGCTCACCCAACTGTTCCCGGTCAAGGCGTCCATCGTCGCCGGCGCCCTGCGCGGCCCCTACGCCGACCTGAGGTCCCTGGTCGACGACGACCTGGCCCTGGGCGTCGCGCCCACCACCATGCTGCGCCGCCACCTCGAACAGCTCGCCGCGTTCGCCCTCAACCACCGCGAGTTCGCCGAAGCCCTGCTCATGGCCGCCGTGCACCGGCCCGCGCAGCTCGACACCGAGGCGGTGCGCGAGATCGACCTGCCCGCCGTGCTCATCCCGGCCCTGCGCGCCGGCATCGCCGCCGGCGACTTCCGCGCCGACCTCGACGCCCGCGACCTGGCCGAAACCCTCGCCCACACCCTGCTGCTGCGCTGCCTGACCCACCCCGACGCCACCGCGGCCGAGCACGCCGCCACCGTCGGCACCCTGGTGGACGGGCTGCCCGGCCGGCCGCGGACCGACTGA
- a CDS encoding SWIM zinc finger family protein, whose product MTDLARGFPAFPRGTRRARTWWGRAWLRALEDTSLDSAPLRQGRRYAHAGLVDTITVSPGRLHALVHDGDEAHHTTVRLAPLTDAEWDRFLARLARKAAHLAALLDHELPRDLVDVAADAGVPLLPGIGDLDPECTCPGWELPCRHAAALCHQAAWLLDADPWLLLLLRGRDRDQVVTGARPDADTPAVTAYATPVADLPDDRPDPTATPDPPAFDPAPGLDVTVLGLLVADAAAKARALLATGHWPAADDRQDRVRLAAAHPELRDRLRPDPRAVRAWQQGGATGLDVLEHPWTPPEADTNRARAAWHGHDLPAPAVRRNHWTVRDRQLRYGPDGRWYPYRRHPDGRWWPTGDPHPNPATALARTEPGAERG is encoded by the coding sequence GTGACCGACCTCGCCCGGGGCTTCCCCGCCTTCCCCAGGGGCACCCGCCGCGCCCGCACCTGGTGGGGCCGCGCCTGGCTGCGGGCGCTGGAGGACACCTCCCTCGACAGCGCGCCGCTGCGCCAGGGCCGCCGGTACGCCCACGCCGGGCTCGTCGACACCATCACCGTGAGCCCCGGCCGGCTGCACGCCCTGGTCCACGACGGCGACGAGGCCCACCACACCACCGTGCGCCTGGCCCCGCTCACCGACGCCGAGTGGGACCGCTTCCTCGCCAGGCTGGCCCGCAAGGCCGCCCACCTGGCCGCGCTGCTCGACCACGAACTGCCCCGCGACCTGGTCGACGTCGCCGCCGACGCCGGCGTGCCCCTGCTGCCCGGCATCGGCGACCTCGACCCCGAGTGCACCTGCCCGGGCTGGGAACTGCCCTGCCGCCACGCCGCCGCCCTGTGCCACCAGGCCGCCTGGCTGCTCGACGCCGACCCCTGGCTGCTGCTCCTGCTGCGCGGCCGCGACCGGGACCAGGTCGTCACCGGCGCCCGCCCCGACGCGGACACCCCCGCCGTCACCGCCTACGCCACCCCCGTGGCCGACCTGCCCGACGACCGACCCGACCCGACCGCCACCCCGGACCCGCCCGCCTTCGACCCCGCGCCCGGCCTGGACGTCACCGTGCTGGGCCTGCTGGTCGCCGACGCCGCCGCCAAGGCCCGCGCCCTGCTCGCCACCGGCCACTGGCCCGCCGCCGACGACCGGCAGGACCGCGTCCGGCTGGCCGCCGCCCACCCCGAGCTGCGCGACCGGCTGCGCCCCGACCCCCGCGCCGTGCGGGCCTGGCAGCAGGGCGGCGCCACCGGCCTGGACGTCCTGGAACACCCCTGGACCCCGCCCGAGGCCGACACCAACCGCGCCCGCGCCGCCTGGCACGGCCACGACCTGCCCGCACCCGCCGTGCGCCGCAACCACTGGACCGTGCGCGACCGCCAACTCCGCTACGGCCCCGACGGCCGCTGGTACCCCTACCGGCGCCACCCGGACGGCCGCTGGTGGCCCACCGGCGACCCGCACCCCAACCCCGCCACCGCGCTCGCGCGAACCGAACCCGGGGCCGAACGCGGCTGA
- a CDS encoding RICIN domain-containing protein produces the protein MIPSRRTVLVCAAVAVGTVLAAGVPAQAGVAEVGEATVRLAARPDLVADVAQASQADGAPVDLWALTGAKNQRWAVQASLDGYYRFRSVNSGKCLNVRNAAVADGAPVIQWPCGTAPNELWKVVPKAIGYQFVNKNSGKCLNVQYGVGQGNPLIQYTCSAGGATNDVWLSVWEEPPAD, from the coding sequence ATGATCCCATCACGACGGACGGTTCTGGTGTGCGCTGCGGTCGCGGTCGGGACCGTGCTGGCCGCCGGGGTGCCGGCGCAGGCGGGCGTCGCGGAGGTCGGGGAGGCGACGGTGCGCCTGGCCGCCCGTCCCGACCTGGTCGCCGACGTCGCGCAGGCGTCCCAGGCCGACGGGGCGCCCGTGGACCTGTGGGCGCTGACCGGGGCGAAGAACCAGCGGTGGGCGGTGCAGGCGTCGCTCGACGGCTACTACCGGTTCAGATCGGTCAACAGCGGCAAGTGCCTGAACGTCAGGAACGCCGCCGTCGCGGACGGCGCGCCGGTCATCCAGTGGCCCTGCGGCACCGCGCCCAACGAGTTGTGGAAGGTGGTCCCCAAGGCCATCGGCTACCAGTTCGTCAACAAGAACAGCGGCAAGTGCCTCAACGTCCAGTACGGGGTCGGACAGGGCAACCCGCTCATCCAGTACACCTGCTCGGCCGGCGGCGCCACCAACGACGTCTGGCTGAGCGTCTGGGAGGAGCCGCCCGCCGACTGA
- a CDS encoding DUF5703 family protein — translation MTDEGVVDGDWEYRPLRLPAGVSRRTATTQLAIHAEFSGWELSRTLLFGDGSRKVWLRRRRTAASLPGVIT, via the coding sequence ATGACGGACGAAGGGGTGGTCGACGGGGACTGGGAGTACCGGCCGCTGCGCTTGCCGGCCGGGGTCTCGCGTCGCACCGCGACCACGCAGTTGGCGATCCACGCGGAGTTCTCCGGGTGGGAGCTGTCCCGGACGCTGCTGTTCGGCGACGGGTCCAGGAAGGTGTGGTTGCGCCGCAGGCGCACCGCCGCGTCGCTGCCGGGCGTGATCACCTAG
- a CDS encoding DEAD/DEAH box helicase yields MERYPAVFEPADPPRTSTIAFYAPPDADPGDLAPDRLTVAAPDGTRRTVPARRLPLTEAVPLLGRARRARTPTAHPATAFWGAAVVLALQLVARGRLRPAVTDADHDAWLLTPDPADHTRIRDLAAAMPPHARAIPVPGRDPLELPAAEPLLRAFLDAVADTMPRGAAAATAAGAPAFAATAPQRVPHLRGWADQGVRLSLRIEGPEPFLVVVQVHDLADPTLVADAAELWPTAGARTRADATVALRRAARAFPPLERLLDRPVPDRVPLSDAEVEQLLTTGTTRLAAAAVDVHWPSDLVRDLNARVVIGHDTGDRPAFFGPDQLTAVNWRLALGDDPLTPEELDRLAEATRPVVRLRDRWTLVDPETARRARERALKPLTAVEALGAALTGTTEVDGTEVDAVVTGPLQDLRDRLARLDADPAAPPPGLHATLRDYQLRGLRWLDRMTSLGLGACLADDMGLGKTVTLIALHLHRDAEQPTLVVCPASLLGNWQREIERFAPGTPVRRHHGPHRTLDDLAGGFVLTTYGTMRLDADRLAGTDWGLLVADEAQHVKNPASDTARALRRIPARARVALTGTPVENTLTELWAILDWTTPGLLGTLPRFKARWAKPIEADRDTATAERFARLVRPFLLRRRKTDPGIAPELPAKTETDRPVALTREQAVLYQAVVRELLDEVRDSTGIARRGRVVKLLTALKQVCNHPAQYLKEPEPRLAGRSGKLELLDELLDTILAEDGAVLVFTQYVAMARLLRRHLADRGVATALLHGGTPVPAREELVRRFQDGGVPVFLLSLKAAGTGLNLTRADHVVHYDRWWNPAVEDQATDRAHRIGQTRAVQVHRLVAEGTVEDRIAAVLRAKRDLADAVLTRGDAAFTELTDDELANLVELRSGT; encoded by the coding sequence TTGGAGCGGTACCCGGCGGTCTTCGAACCGGCCGACCCGCCACGCACGTCCACCATCGCCTTCTACGCGCCACCGGACGCCGATCCCGGCGACCTCGCCCCGGACCGGCTCACCGTCGCCGCCCCCGACGGCACCCGCCGCACCGTCCCGGCCCGACGCCTGCCGCTCACCGAGGCCGTCCCGCTGCTCGGCCGGGCCCGCCGCGCCCGCACCCCGACCGCCCACCCGGCCACCGCCTTCTGGGGCGCCGCCGTGGTCCTGGCGCTCCAGCTCGTCGCCCGGGGCCGGCTGCGCCCCGCCGTCACCGACGCCGACCACGACGCCTGGCTCCTCACCCCCGACCCCGCCGACCACACCCGCATCCGCGACCTCGCCGCCGCCATGCCCCCGCACGCCCGCGCGATCCCCGTCCCCGGCCGCGACCCGCTCGAACTGCCCGCCGCCGAACCGCTCCTGCGCGCCTTCCTCGACGCCGTCGCCGACACCATGCCCCGGGGTGCCGCCGCCGCGACCGCCGCGGGCGCGCCGGCCTTCGCCGCCACCGCCCCGCAGCGGGTCCCCCACCTGCGCGGGTGGGCCGACCAGGGCGTCCGCCTGTCCCTGCGCATCGAGGGGCCCGAGCCGTTCCTGGTCGTCGTGCAGGTGCACGACCTCGCCGACCCCACCCTGGTCGCCGACGCCGCCGAGCTGTGGCCCACCGCGGGCGCCCGCACCCGCGCCGACGCCACCGTCGCCCTGCGCCGCGCCGCCCGCGCCTTCCCACCCCTGGAACGCCTGCTCGACCGCCCCGTCCCCGACCGCGTCCCCCTCTCCGACGCCGAGGTCGAGCAGCTGCTCACCACCGGCACCACCCGCCTGGCCGCGGCCGCCGTGGACGTGCACTGGCCCAGCGACCTCGTCCGCGACCTCAACGCCAGGGTCGTCATCGGCCACGACACCGGCGACCGCCCCGCCTTCTTCGGCCCCGACCAGCTCACCGCCGTCAACTGGCGCCTGGCCCTGGGCGACGACCCGCTGACCCCCGAGGAACTGGACCGGCTCGCCGAGGCCACCCGCCCGGTGGTGCGGCTGCGCGACCGCTGGACCCTGGTCGACCCCGAAACGGCCCGCCGCGCCCGCGAACGCGCCCTCAAACCCCTCACCGCCGTCGAGGCCCTGGGCGCCGCCCTCACCGGCACCACCGAGGTCGACGGCACCGAGGTCGACGCCGTCGTCACCGGCCCGCTGCAAGACCTCCGCGACCGCCTGGCCCGCCTCGACGCCGACCCCGCCGCCCCGCCACCGGGCCTGCACGCCACCCTGCGCGACTACCAGCTGCGCGGCCTGCGCTGGCTCGACCGCATGACCTCGCTGGGCCTGGGCGCCTGCCTGGCCGACGACATGGGCCTGGGCAAGACCGTCACCCTCATCGCCCTGCACCTGCACCGCGACGCCGAACAACCCACCCTCGTGGTGTGCCCGGCGTCGCTGCTGGGCAACTGGCAGCGCGAGATCGAGCGCTTCGCCCCCGGCACCCCCGTCCGCCGCCACCACGGCCCCCACCGCACCCTCGACGACCTCGCCGGCGGCTTCGTCCTGACCACCTACGGCACCATGCGCCTGGACGCCGACCGGCTCGCCGGGACCGACTGGGGACTGCTGGTCGCCGACGAGGCCCAGCACGTCAAGAACCCCGCCTCCGACACCGCCAGGGCCCTGCGCCGCATCCCCGCCCGCGCCCGCGTCGCCCTCACCGGCACCCCGGTGGAGAACACCCTGACCGAGCTGTGGGCGATCCTCGACTGGACCACCCCCGGCCTGCTGGGCACCCTGCCGCGGTTCAAGGCCCGCTGGGCCAAGCCGATCGAGGCCGACCGCGACACCGCCACCGCCGAGCGCTTCGCCCGCCTGGTCCGGCCCTTCCTGCTGCGCCGCCGCAAGACCGACCCCGGCATCGCCCCCGAGCTGCCCGCCAAGACCGAGACCGACCGGCCCGTGGCGCTGACCCGCGAACAGGCCGTGCTCTACCAGGCCGTGGTGCGCGAACTGCTCGACGAGGTCCGCGACAGCACCGGCATCGCCCGCCGCGGCCGCGTGGTCAAGCTGCTCACCGCCCTCAAGCAGGTCTGCAACCACCCCGCCCAGTACCTCAAGGAACCCGAACCCCGCCTGGCCGGCCGCTCGGGCAAGCTGGAACTGCTCGACGAACTGCTCGACACCATCCTCGCCGAGGACGGCGCCGTGCTCGTGTTCACCCAGTACGTCGCCATGGCCCGCCTGCTGCGCCGCCACCTCGCCGACCGCGGCGTCGCCACCGCCCTGCTGCACGGCGGCACCCCCGTGCCCGCCCGCGAGGAGCTGGTCCGCCGCTTCCAGGACGGCGGGGTCCCGGTGTTCCTGCTCTCCCTCAAGGCCGCCGGCACCGGCCTGAACCTCACCCGCGCCGACCACGTCGTGCACTACGACCGCTGGTGGAACCCCGCCGTGGAGGACCAGGCCACCGACCGCGCCCACCGCATCGGCCAGACCCGGGCCGTGCAGGTCCACCGCCTCGTCGCCGAGGGCACCGTGGAGGACCGCATCGCCGCGGTGCTGCGCGCCAAGCGCGACCTCGCCGACGCCGTGCTCACCCGCGGCGACGCCGCGTTCACCGAGCTCACCGACGACGAACTGGCCAACCTCGTGGAACTGCGGAGCGGCACGTGA
- a CDS encoding class I SAM-dependent methyltransferase, translating into MTRRAHGGRTEERRLLGSSFGAAAAAYAEHRPDYARAAVRWALEHAPGPRVLDLGAGTGKLTATLVALGVEVVAVEPDPAMLAELRRALPAVRALPGSAEAIPLPEASVDAVLAGNALHWFDMAVAGPEIARVLAPGGVLAGLWNVLDDRVDWVAGLARAGGSAAIGPRDTLGGWRVATADAHLPGTGRAAGFGSPEQAEFPHGQRRTADSLVATLATRAGLLVMPERERKALLGRIRAHLASSPETGRGGFTLPMLTGVLRTRRL; encoded by the coding sequence ATGACCCGCCGCGCGCACGGTGGCCGCACGGAGGAACGGCGACTTCTCGGCTCGTCGTTCGGCGCGGCCGCGGCCGCCTACGCCGAGCACCGGCCGGACTACGCGCGGGCCGCGGTGCGCTGGGCGCTGGAGCACGCGCCCGGGCCGAGGGTGCTCGACCTCGGGGCCGGGACCGGCAAGCTGACCGCCACGCTGGTCGCGCTGGGGGTCGAGGTCGTCGCGGTCGAACCCGACCCGGCGATGCTGGCCGAACTGCGGCGCGCCCTGCCCGCCGTCCGCGCCCTGCCGGGCAGCGCCGAGGCGATACCGCTGCCGGAGGCGTCCGTCGACGCCGTGCTGGCCGGCAACGCCCTGCACTGGTTCGACATGGCCGTCGCGGGACCGGAGATCGCCAGGGTCCTCGCGCCCGGGGGCGTCCTGGCCGGCCTGTGGAACGTCCTGGACGACCGGGTCGACTGGGTGGCGGGGCTGGCGCGGGCCGGCGGGAGCGCGGCCATCGGCCCGCGCGACACACTGGGCGGCTGGCGCGTCGCGACGGCGGACGCGCACCTCCCCGGCACCGGTCGTGCCGCCGGGTTCGGCTCGCCGGAGCAGGCCGAGTTCCCGCACGGGCAGCGCCGGACCGCCGACTCCCTCGTCGCGACGCTCGCGACGCGCGCCGGGCTGCTCGTCATGCCGGAACGGGAACGAAAGGCCCTGCTCGGCCGGATCCGTGCCCACCTCGCGAGCAGCCCGGAAACCGGCCGCGGCGGGTTCACCCTCCCGATGCTGACCGGCGTCCTCCGCACCCGACGGCTCTGA